DNA sequence from the Schistocerca americana isolate TAMUIC-IGC-003095 chromosome 2, iqSchAmer2.1, whole genome shotgun sequence genome:
CAATTGTCAAATTGGATGTCTGTGCATTTCGGTTTGTGAATGTATTAAATAATCAAGTAAGTCACTTACGGAGCAGAGTTTCACGCCTTATATCCTTGGAGCGCATtcgaaaattatataaaatatactgCAAGATCCTCAGATGCCCTCTACTTGTCAGTACCAAATGTTGGGTAAGGACTGGAAAAAAATTTGTGCTGCTCAAGCACACTATTAATTGAATGTTGCCACTTATTACGAGTATTGTCTTTTATTGTATTGAGATGGTTGTACATGTAGTGAGACgaaaacatcaaattttgacaactATCATGACATGTGGTACAGAGGTTAGTGGAAGATTCCTGCAGAAATGCACAGAAATTTTTGGGTGGGCTGCACTAGATACCAATTAAGTATTAACCTGGATCACAATTGTAGCTACACAAAGGCCGCTTCTCACAGTTGCATGAGATAACAAATAGCATCACAGTCCATTcagaaattacattcaattcataaGACGCAAACAAATTTAGGAAGCTCCAAACATTCCTTGTTTAACATAACAAAAGTGCTTGTTGTATTTGATGCTGTCCAAACCAAGAGTGTGACATTTATGACCCACAATTCTACAAAATTTAAACACTGTAGGAAGAAGCACTTTCAGGAATCccaacgtcaattaaaatgtccctaCTAATATGCCCAcgtgagtatcagcactgtggttCTTATGACTTCCTAGCTCCAAGAGGAGGGAAGAAGATATGGGTAAAAACGTGCTTTTTCCAGTCCCTGGCATATAGATTTACAAGCTACCCTGCACAAAAGGCAGTTTGTGTGGCATTAGTATTTGTCTGCCTTACTGTCCTCCTTTACCATGCGGCCTTCACATCAGGGGAAAGAAACCATTTTCCAGCCCCCAATGTGTTGGCTGCCCTTCATGACAGGTAGGTATATTGTGTGGGGGTAATATCCACCCACTTTATCGATCTACTTTTCTGGGCTACATGTGCAAATGGCTTTGGCTAAGCAGAGATATGGTGGAAGGAGATGGGTTGTGGGATAAGGGGGTATGAAGTGGacaaagaaaaggaggaggaggaggaattggACGTAGATGGGCTGGAGGTGATGTACAGAGAGAGATAGACGGGGAGCATGAGATATACAGAAGGGAAGGACGAGATAAAGAGAGGGGGCGGAGACACGTTTCGCAAGAAGTGTCAGCATGCCTTGCAGTGGCTACATCTGCAGATGGGCACAGATTAGCAGAGATGGGCAGACAGAGAGGGGTAGGAGGTTATGAAGAGaaagagaggggtggaggaagggctGGACAAGGAGAGGGGGAGATGAGtgatgagagagagggagagaatgagctggacagagaaatgggaggggaggagatggacaaagaggtggGGGAGGAGAGATGGGATGGAGGAAGAGGTGAACacacagagggaggaggagatggctgCCGCATATGTGTCACACATGTAACCAAGCAAATCTGTAGGGAAAAGAAGagcttacaattaaaagtgaacgcATTTGGACGGCATACGATGTTTTGATAAAAGCCAGAACAAAAGAAGAAGTACAGTGCTCAGAGGTACAAACTATGTATTAAAGATGGCATGACACCAGTGTCAAACTTTTATGCACACAAACAACTAGTCAAAGAAATTTGTTGCTGAGAATAGTTCCGACAAGTTGCTTTGTCTATGCAAGAAATGTTTATAATACGATAGAACTTATATATTTGCATTACCTGAAAGAAGTGAAATAATTTTAAACTATCCATTTACTAAGTGTGTGTTAATATTGCTCACATTTAATAACTGTCCTCACAGCTGACGGTAAAATGTGAAAAAGTCACTAAAAATTGTAAGCCATAATTAATACGGATGTTTCGGTAATGACGCCCTTCAGCTAGGGCATATATGGTGAACGATGAAGTCAGGCTGCATCAGGAGTTTTCCTATTTCACTATCTACCTATTCAATTATTAACAGAAGCATGATGAAAAGTGAAACTTCCCTATTTAGCACGTATGTCAGATACATTATGACAAGTTATCCGCATAGCAGAAGTGAACGTGAATGAGAGCTAAAAGAATAGTTCACGGTCGCCTTTGGATCTACATCCCACATTGCAACAGCGACTCAACGTACTGCATGTCAGTATTTGATGCCAAACTGAGTCAGAATGACTATGTGGGTGATGACAGTTGCCAAGGTGGAGATGATCAGGCTCCTGCGGATGTGGAAGAAGCCTCCGGCGGTGAAGCTCAGAGGCGGCCCCCTCCGCACTTCACGCAGGAAGGCCTCTGCTTCAGGTAGCGGCGTCCCACACAGAGCGGACGCCGTTGCCGCCCTGTGCAGCAGGACTCCCGTCCGGCGTTCCTCGTCACATGTGGCGGAGCAGCACATGGACACCGCCATCAACTTCACGCCATGGTATACCAGCCACAGCGAGGAGACGAGCAGAGAACGACTCAGGGCAGCGGTAATACTTTGAACGTCACCTATCACCACCAACACAATTATTTCATACGAGCTGTAGATGACGCCGAAGAAAGCACTGGCCACCATTAACGCCACAGCAAGACCATACTGTTGCTGGAGCGCCTCTGCCGCACAGTCAAGAGCAGCGTACGCGGCGCGGAGGTCGTTGATGGTTGTCTCTTGCTGCTCTTGGGATGGCTGAGGTTCAGCGATGAGGATCTTTATGAGGCCTTTATCAGCACATCGTGCTGCTTCAGTAATTGGGCAAATTGTTGTGACGAGTAGTCTGTTTAGTGCTCTATACCGCAGTAGAAGTTCCATCACCAAGAGTGGAAAAAGTGGAGCAACGAGTGTACAAAGTACTGAGTAAATTACGTACGTCACTGACCTGAACACACGATTTTGTTGTGACAGTCCATTATATAGGCTTAAAACTGGCACACTTAAGGTAATTAGTGCACCAATCATGCCCACAGATACGATAACACTATCAGCCTTTCCTCTGCTACTATTCTTCAGTTGAAGACGCTGGTCTACATATTTTAGAGCGCGAAGAAATACCTTGATGTGCCCAAGTTTCCCAAACGCCGATGTTCCGAAGAGCACGATGGGCTCTGACCACTGCATGAGTCTGACTGCCATATCAGTTAAGACAATGACACCCGGGAGGACCTGAAACTGGAGTGATGTGGCGTACATGCTAATGATCATAAGGCAAAGCGCAATCAAAAACCAGAACAATGATAGTAAGTCAAGTAGTTTATAGGTCGTCGGCATGAGACCAAAAGTCCCCCACAATAAATACAGTGGTCTCGTAATGATGAAGAGTTCAGCATCATTGTCCCTGTGACAGAAGGCAACACTGGGCGATGGATTTACGTGGCGATTCATTCTAATGGCAGGAACACCTAATAAGTCGCCAACAAGACTACTGTACGTAATTTTGTTAAGCGTCCTATTTTACACTGCATTGGTGCCACACATATCGACTTCTGCCACTACTTCTTCAATCACCAAGAGGAATTCATAATTTAATGGGTAATGTTTCTGGACGTATTGAGTGTCGTGGAAGTGGACGCTTTGGTATTAGACAACAAAAGAGTCATTATTGATTTTCCCAGTATTATTTTAATCGACCTCTTCAGCTAATAACATGCAATTTCATTAAGATTACTAGTACTGAAACATTAACTTTGAAGTTCTTTGTGTTCATGAAGTCAGTAATTCCAGAGATTGTATAGCTTTTAAAATAATTGCGATATCTACTGTTTTAAAAGAAAGAAACATTACCCAGCAAAGCGCATTAAAGATATTGGTACTGTGACAACGGTGAAATTGTGTTTACGGCCAAGAAagggaagagaagcaataaaagcgACAGCTCCAATACTCTCACAAGTACGCCTGAACGTCTATACGCAAACCCCACGCATAACACAACTAAAAATTTCCCAGAAGTTTTACAGTACACTTCTCACACTAGCGACAACATTTATTCACATTGTTATGCGTCTACGTAAACCATTGGTCACTTTAATTCTGATGCTCCATTTTTTCCTAACAAGCTAATGTAGTCTATCATTTTTAAGCTATGGCGTCTCATTTGTATATAAGGATTATTCTCGCGCAGTTGATTATCAAATCCCACAGACAGAATAATTCCCTTCAAAGTTTTCTTACTAACTTTGATGTGAAATGAAAGCTGTGACGTATTCCCTAAGTTAAAGTTTCTTTGTGTTGTCCACTACCGTATGTCGCAGTATTTTCTGCCTAATAACACATATATCCATTGGTCATGAAGCCATTTCTGTGAGCACTTTGCTTCTCCATCTTAGGGGTTAATACTTGAATCCCACTCCACTCGCCTTGTCTCTCTACTTCCTTAATACGCACACTGTCGACTTGTTCAACTTCAATATTTCTCTTTGTCTTTCCTTTCAGCTCTATCACCCTTCTTTATTTCTCTCTCGGTGCCTAGTCACGTGAGCGGGCTAATGTGTGCGACTCTGAAGTTAAATAAGAGCTACGGTATAACATTTCCAGTATATACTTAGTGCCACTAAGATTTTTGCTGCACTCATACGGGCGCGAAATGTCCGATCGATAACATTATATACTCTATTTTAGCTTCCACTTACATATAATTTCATCTGCTGCTTCTCTGAGTTTAAAAGATGCAGTGTCAAGGACGACATTCCAAGAGTTTCCAACTCAGTCGCACCCAGCTTTTGATATTTATCCGTCGCCATTACTCGTTGCGTGTTAGTAAACGATCGATTTCACTTTTTTCACCTAAGTCTACGGTAATTAACATAAACCATTGCCTTGACTCCATAGCAGACTCAGTGCGAACGCGAGAGAAAAATAAACCAAAGCATTTCCTTTTCTGTAGAAGGTGATACAGTTACTCCTACCGATCTCATTTTATGTAACCCACAAGGCCTAACCACAGACAACATGCTACTCTGCCGGGAACATCTTTATATTGCAAACATAGTTCATACCCCGTCCGTTTGGtgtttaaaacattatttacttcACTTTTGCCTCATTTTAAGCCTTAATTTCTTGTTGCAGTTGCTCCTACCAAAATTGTCCGATGCAGCCCAACAAACGTGTGAAGTCGTCATAAGGTCGATATTCCCCTGTTGGCTTACAGCGTGGCACTTATATTCTGGCAAAGGATTCTGGCACACACGGCAGGTGCTCTAGTCCGTTCACAAAACATCAACGCTTTGAATCATTTACCTACGTCCGTCTACCATGTAACTAAGTTAATATGAAGTGCCTAGTGACTGGGTGTAAGAAAGGCCAAAATTATTCCTTAAACCAAGGTAACAGTGAAGTAAAGAATGTATTAAACATCGAAATGGTAGAGTATGTACTCTAACCTATTCGTAACACAAGCATGTTCCTTTCAGTGCAAAGTGACGCATGTGATTAGGAGCCTGGGTTGTATAAAACGAGATCAGTAAGGGCAGTTGAATCATACATACACCTGAACTCATTGTTCATTGTAATGCAGAAGAAGAACTGTAGTTGAGTTttttcttgtatattttgttgcaatatatatattaCAACATGCGTGCACACGCGGCACAACCAGTTCATGCTTATGATCGGGAAGGAAGTGGGTCTTCATTTTGTTCCATTTCCTGTGTCTCACACTTGGTTTGGCAAACGATCAGGAGTCGATTAATGACTGTCTCATACTCTTTTTCTGTTtccaagtgatacaataatgaACATACAATCCAGCCAGCTTAGCATGTTAGTGTATCGTCTGAAACATAATGACAGCTCTCTTTCAACAcagataaatattttttcataaataatATATTGCTGCTTAAACTGGTGAGCCAGAAGATTATGCCCACTGGGCTAATGGCATGTTGATCCACTTTTGGTACTCAGTCCGTTAGCAATTCTACATGGCATGGATTCGCTAAGTCCTTCAgaggtttccggaggtatgcaCCACCCGATGTCTACACACTGGGCACGTAGTTCCAATAAATTACGGTAGTGTGCATTGTAGATGTTCTTCGAAAAGATGAATTTGTGGCCACATCAGCATAAGTTCGATATCATCCTTCTCAAACCATTATAGCGCCGTTATGTCtttatcgccgtcggggaagacatcaagcatggacaGATGCAGGTGGCCCACAATAGCGTTTACATAGCCAACAGTCGTTGAATGCTACCAAAAGCGCTATGGAAGGCGACGCGAATGTCGCCATAGCATAATAGTGTCCTCATCTGCCAGCATCCATGGTGCGGAAATGCTTCGAGTGGCTGTTCTCCTGGATGCCCACAATGCCTCCATGTGGTGTAATGTTTGGGCTCACCACTATAAACAattctgttatcttccattttACTAATTCTATACTAGTTGTATCAGAACATGGTTCAGAGATGTACACCAAGACTGCACTTACGTACATAGGGAACCAATATGAAAACAATACAAGGGACAAAGTTCAGGATGACGTAGAATGATTTATAAGATGAAGAGGCGACAGTTAATCCTCTCTGCATGTCTAAACTCCACTCGAGTTTCTTAATAACTAACATACAGTATGATTCAAAATTGTTCAGGAGAGTTTTTAATACCATAATACTGGGCTATATCGCTTTCGCCCTACTCCGCACAATGATGCACGATTTCACGTTCGGTAGGCCACGAATGAAATGAGTAGCTAAAATAAGGAGACCTACAGCAACTGGTGTTCGGATGGAGTAGGTCGATTTACTTGTAGTGACAGATTGATCTACAGAGCAGCCCGAGGCATAGGTTAGGTTGAAAGATGATAATTTGGTATCGAGTAGGCGAAATCAACGAACGTGAATGTCAAACTAAAATTGTGGAAACCGATTGACCTTAGCCTAATATTTGCGTTCACGCCATATTTCATTCGAACGCCAGTTCTACTTAACTCATTTTAGTTGCTCGTACAGATGAACAGTTGCTGCGTGTCTGCGAACGTGAATGTCTCGAGCAGCCGAAAGAAACTCTGCACAAAAATTTGATGAGTGGCTGCAAAGGTGGAAAAGTGAATGGGAAATTATCTGTAGGAACTCAAACAGCGAGGTACTGAAcacagtctcgtaaactgactttATGTCTTTTGTGTAGCTTTCCTTGTATTTTTATGtttacaaaatatttctccaaTAAATGCATGAGCGTACATTGTTCTCGCCGTTGTAGTACTATAGTTTTATTTTCCCTATTGTTTCACAAAAAGTGATTTTTGTCGTAAGAGTCTCACCAGACGATTGTTaaaatagtctacatctacatctattctctggAAGCCACCTTATGGACTACGGTGGACAGTAAACTATAGAACGCAAGTATCCCCCCGTTTTCATGTTCGGTTCACGTATTTACGAGAAAAATCATTGTCGGTTTATCACAGCATGGGACGGAATTTCTCTGAGTTTCCCGTCGATGTTCTCTCGTACGTTCACTGTGAGATGAGATAATAATATTTCATGGAATGTACTGTAAGGAGTTTGTTTGGAAACTGCTGTTTTCTTGTGTTATGCTGTTCTCTGTACTCTATTTCATTTCGTTCTGATTTCAATTCTTTTCATATTTGTTGGTACATTTTTATTAAATCGGTCCCCGAAAGGGCGCGGTACTAATATGTTCCAAAAATCCGCCCGCGAAAACGCGATTTTTCAGTTGGTCGTATTTCGGGTTCTGTTGATCGCAGAGATACAGGATcatgtgttttggatagcccttggcctagtgacaataattaaaaagaaagggTCTACAGACAATACAGGGTCAAAATTAAACATTGCACGCTTCCTACAGCCCAGGCAAATTGAGAAAGtctgttggttcttttgcattaggtgtggtgtGGGGTAGAGCGTAGACTGCTTATAAATCATTTTTTCGtgggcagttcctgagaaaaccccaaaAACCataattttttggttcaaatgtACCGGTTGTGATGGTGCCCACTTCCGTACTTTCTACTCATGGCAAATCGTTGAAATTTGTACCGCATGTTCTAAGATGAAGGTCTCGGGTAACGtagaaactttttcgatgtcatgatccgttaccgagatccagaggtgcAAATTTACCGCATTTATGGAGAAAACGTGGGCCGAAATTATTCAAATGACTAACAATAGGAAACGACTCAAATTGTTACTGTACAATCTTTAGACATTTATCTAGAAAAAGCATTTTCCCATTTTCGAAAATCTTTTTCGGTTATCAAGATACACTCAGGTAACCATGGTTTTTATATACCAGCAGTACGAATTTCGGGGATGGTCACTTCTTTGATATCTATTCATAGCACATCGTCAAAATTTATGCCATGTGTTCCGAAGATGATGCTGTCGGCGAACTTTGAACCTTTTTTCGACATCATTATCCAGTACCGAGATCACTAGATTGAAATTTTCCGTTCTAATGCACGTAAAATATTCACGTAATGTCTGATCTGAGATGTAAATGTAGTTTTGATTGACATAGTGAACACCTGGTAAGGGTTCTAGGATCATTGCAAGGGTTCTGAGGTCAGCAAACTGTTTTAGTCGCCATTTTTTCACGAATAAAAATTAACGAcgcgctgtctctgtataatggtCTTTTCAGGCCTATACAGGCTGTCTTGAGCTGAAAATTGCTCGGTGCTGCCACTTGGCGGTGTAAGCGCCTTACAGAAAATTGTATTGTCATACGAAATTCTTTATATaagaagcagtcaaatgaaaacgaaacagacagaaaaaaaaacaaagttaacaGTTTATTATCTCAAAAATACTCACCTTAACCATTAGTAAatttatttaactgagagacaagacaatcagtaccttcatggaaaaatgtttgtggtttcgTACGGAAACATTATTGTATCCTGGCTTGcccctcttcatccgaagcaaatcgactgccacgaatgtctttcttcaggactccagagATACGGAAACCAtgtgggagagatcgggactgtatggagtataTGTAATGGCTTCGTAgctaaacttctgcagcatagtggaAACAAAATTGGCAACATtttggcgggcattatcctgcaacaacaTAATGCTGTCCGCCAGTATTGTTGGCCGTTAAGACTTTATGGCGCGTTTCAGTTTCTGCAAAGAGTCCATGAAGCCCTTATCTCCCTTCATGAGAGTTCCATATTTTTAGCCATGAAGGAAAATATCGGTGGCTATCTGCTTCAGAAGAaggggtgcacgcctgggtacagtcatgTTTCTCAAAGAAtttgcaaatattttttcatgGACACAGTGACAGTATCGcacagtggcataaatgtattaacagctatggtgattatttttgaaataataaagagtttgtTTACTATTTGTCCATTCATCTGTCTCGTTGAAATAAAAACGGTTTGTTTACAATTTTTCTAtttctccaaaatggttcaaatggctctgagcactacgggacttaaattctgaggtcatcagtcccctagaatttagaactacttaaacctaacgaacctaaggacatcacacacatccatgcccgaggcaggattcgaacctgagaccgttgcggttgcgcggttccagactgtagcgcctagatccgctcggccacttcggccggctatttttcCATCTGCCCCGTTGAAATAATAGACAGTTTGCTTACTATTTTTccgtctgtcttgttttcatttgactgtcactTACGTTTCCAAAGCAGACACCTCATTTTTTGGTATACTGCAAGTGTAGCCGAAAAATACAGTGCACTTTTAAGTAATGTAGAGTAAAGTGAACTTTGCTTGGAAGGAAGGGGATCTTGCAGTTTGCATTAGCCTCATGTTATGCGTGCTGctttgttgtttgtatgtgtcaaagtatataGATGTGTCGAAATATGTAAACAAACTTTCAAAACTTCATTGATCTGCAGAATTTGTTTTAGAAAGGCAGCACACTCTGCTCtagcaggaaaaagaagggaaccagctgaaaaatgcttcTGTCAGAGCTCAAAAAGGCGAGTATGGTCTTCTTTAAAAGGCTCTGACTGACAAGTGGGGAACCGTTTCCCTCAGTTCTCATctcaccttcctcaccaaaaattgtgGACTGCGAGCGTATTTGCACTTAtacgaaactttcctggcagatgaaaactgtgtgccggaccgaaactcgagctcaggacctttgtcttttgcaggcaagtgctctactgactgagctaccaaagcacgattcagaggctgtcctcacagcttcagttctcccagtacttcgtctcctaccatccaagcttcaagaagctcttctgcgaaactggCAGAACTCGtattcctggaagaaacgatactgCGGAGACCTGGgctatccacagcctgggggatgtttccagaatgatatttgggaggtgggagacgaggtactgacacaattgaagctgtgaggaagggtcgtgagctgtgcttgggtagctcggtcggtagagcactttcccacaaaaggcaaaggtcccgagttcgagtctcgcaccggtacacagttttaatgtgccaggaaagtttgatatcagcacacactccaccgcagagtgaaaatctcattgtgctgAAAGGGAGTAGCAATGAGGCAGTGACGGAGAAAAAtaaagtgccagtgggagagggagagggagagagagagagagagagagagagagagagagagagatagagagtgagtgagagtgagaaaGAGGAGACAGTGGTGGTGGGAGAAAGAAAGtggcaaagagaaagagagatggaggaagatagtagcagtgggagcaaaagagaagAGACAGTAAAAATGATAATAGAAAGTTGGGTGTCGACCATTAATAGGTTTGAGGTATCCTCAATCCCCCAGAAGGCGAACTTCAACAAGAAAAAGTTTGCCCAGTTTCTCCCATGCTCTACACGAGTGTGTTTCAGTTTGCTGCTtataacgactccttttcttactaggctaattactgttcagctctacagggccattatactgaaatgtttccccacaccacctagtattgtctttctatttgtgtgagtaactgtatgttcactgttgtgggtaaatacatacagtgtacacagggcggtgtgtgaaactgatggcgattacacgcttccgctgttgtagaaatctgctccagatgctgcagataccgtgttgagcttaaagtggtaaccaaaatacggagaaatattcttcgggggtctgttgcatagcaatcagattgctttcagttctgagaaatgtccagttactattgtggatttgaatgattcatgaagtgacttcttttccgaagaaaacatcgaactatttcactagaactgaacgctcccgtcggaactgttctcaactggtgtttattagtaaatcacaatagcagtacatcgctgggtgtataataagacgtaccatcttgaaatgaacaatattttattgttctattaactgatttccttccatatgcacttatattttacaatgtgaaacaaaaactcgcaatggcgtcgattttttacatcacaagaatggctctcctctactaaaattactcttaaccagaacaaacaaaaactatatcctacgaataattatgtgagcgctgaccgccacagagtaataaacaatatctttgtctctctctcgcactgtcacagcaagttacgctgcatgatacatcatatatgcccctcttgtggacgaacgtttttgggcaaaaacaaacacgagcgttcacacaacactatatcggtgattgtttatgacgctgtattaaagtccactagagtattaatgtccactgtatttcttatgatattttggtattagtgaatgactatctaaatgtaaattattgatttgggtgcatatactgctgacaaagcctgtgctgaattcctgatgcagcatatatgcatagcttacatgcttgcttttattcatttgtcgaggatggcatgagatgtgatcagaaaccttttttatcatcattcaaagcttctgtcactcgccttgggatgtctcaaacggataatctcgccattcggccaagccccacaaaggaaaaccaaggaaaacctcggggtagatttaccatcctcgtatttctcatttgcaagggtaattaattgaattacaatggaaaataaaaaaaaatatttacaatatggattttttttgttgaatgaatttaaacactgttcacaaaagaaacacaacactgttaatcttctgtgtcttgaggtgaaccgtcgacgcgttggtttacgtccatctacgattcccttctatcagtcatctccgggtaactgattgaattctattcccatttcaccgtctcctcgtgggtattatggttttccgcatatggttaacatgaaaataagagtcagtgtaagttccgtggaaaaggtgtttgatctatgctgagctgaaatagaatctaatctaaagttctttctaattctctgtcctgaattcgaaatattcggaagtcgtaaggtgttcttcatttctatcaacaaccctagaatgcactatacacaaatccaactggagctgccgtgtcaacttatgctcgtcatccttcagatggactttaacacttgttgatgggcttataactgaaaagcattcgctcagttggtaacttcgcgagcaacaattgatataacataatttacatacacaggtatgttacaacaatagtacaattctaaagacaatgttcatcacaaaagattgacacaaagtaataggcgtctttttaaaactgagaacggtttaccccttccgaacagcatgacttcagctcagcgagtaaaaaagcaaatacaaacatacattgagATTGTTAAGTTGACATAAGGAAAAacatcttgccatagaccagattcatttgagtcactaacccatggtcattatgcattgtgaaacctgattgaaattactatctactaaataaaatttttttaaaagaaatcattcatactatagctaaattctctgcatactgaaaagaaaacttatccttacagtggaaaacctatacataatgtctgtatatctct
Encoded proteins:
- the LOC124594170 gene encoding putative gustatory receptor 2a encodes the protein MELLLRYRALNRLLVTTICPITEAARCADKGLIKILIAEPQPSQEQQETTINDLRAAYAALDCAAEALQQQYGLAVALMVASAFFGVIYSSYEIIVLVVIGDVQSITAALSRSLLVSSLWLVYHGVKLMAVSMCCSATCDEERRTGVLLHRAATASALCGTPLPEAEAFLREVRRGPPLSFTAGGFFHIRRSLIISTLATVITHIVILTQFGIKY